The DNA segment TGCTAAAGCAGAGAAACACCAGTAATTGTGACACAACAAATGAGCAAGTGGGATaagagcaaaagaaaagaagaattaaaCAAACAGAAACGATGACCAAAGAAAACAGAAACGAAATCAAAGAGATCTACAGCTGGCCAAAACAGTGGTAAGAGAGATGAGACTCCCACTTTAGAATTTGTATTAAACAACTCATTATATACAAGCGCTCTacattctctctttccttcggTTCATAATACATAAACTAGGACCAAATAAACAGCAGCCCTACATAGATACCATTACCCATCTACCCACTACTACTGACCTGATAAATAAACAGGATCCCAGGCAGGTTTATATGCCTCAAAGAGATCATGAGAACAGTGGCGCTCAGAAACATAGCATTCTTGAAGAGAACCTGGTACGAGAAAATGCATCGCAGacaaatcatgaaaagaaatttCCTGAAGAGCAATAATAGTCAGTTCCAGCAGACTCAATGATAAGCATGTTAGCAACAATCAACCAACAAAGATACTTTTCTTTCAGTGCTTAAATTTCTTCCGTTGTTTCACTGATAAAGATAACATCTTCCGTTCATCCAACAAAAAGTACTCATTGTGTATGAAACTTACCATTATATTTCTCCTGCATCACACCACATTACTTGCCAACGACAGCTCGTGGAGCTCACTCAGCATCCACTCTTCTCCAGTCTGTCCTCCAAGAACTATAGCCCTTGTTCCACCAACAATACACGTACTGTGTCCCCAAGCAAATCTTGGAGGTCGTCCAGGTACATTCAATATCCTCCAGGTTGGCTTCTCATCAGTCGGGTCCAAGAGATAAAGCTGGGAAGCCGAATGAAGACCAGCCACAGACCCACCAAAGATCAGGATCCTGCCACCAGGGAGGGTCACAGCAACATGATCAAGCCGAGGAGGTGGAGCTATACCACCTGGATTTCCAGCACCTGGCATTCCATTCCCAGTTACACATCTCCAGCATGGTTCTTCCTCACTAAGATCCATGGTGAACACATCACTTGAACGGAATCGAAGCGGCCCACTCTTTGCCAGACCACCAAACATGAGTATTTTCCGTCCACCATAGACTGAGAGTGTATGACCCAACCTTGAAGGAGGGGTCCATGCTACCGGAATCTCCCTCCAAACAGGTTTCTCCATTGACAGGTCGAGCAAGAATGTATCACTGAGAAGCACCCCAGAATCAGCACAACCTCCAGATACTATCAACTTGGTTCCATCAAGGGTGCATGAGCTGTGCCATGACCTTGGGAGTGGTGGGGCCAAACCAGAGATTTCACGCCAAGCAGGATCTTGTGCATCCAAATCCACTACGAAAACATCATTGAGCAAGCCCTGCCTTCCACAGCCTCCAAACACAACCAAATGAGACCCATTTACACAGGAAAGAGTATGACCCCATCTGCCAGGGGGTGGCGAGCTCACTTTGACATGTCGCCACTCTGGATTAGGGGAATTTAAGTCCAACACAAATGTGTCATTCATCGGCTGCATATTGACCCCCTCTCCCCCAAAGAGAACAACCCGATTCCCAACAGCACAGGCACTGAAGTTGCAGCGAGAGGGCTCTACAGAACCACCAACAGTCAACTTCCTCCATGCAGCAGCTTCAAGAGTGGTTAACTCCCTGGCCAATCGACCCCATCCCAGCCTTTTAGCCCCAGGCACCGTCTCCAATACACGAGTGGTTTCGCTGCCCCATGCATTTTGGCATACCATTCTCCATAGATCCTCATTCTTTGTCATAAAGTAAAGCCGCTTGCACACAGACCCAACAGAAGCAATATCCCTTGGAGTCAACCGTGAAAGTATCTTTTGACATATAACCTCATCACTCAGTTGCAATATGCCACAAAAATCACGTGGCACATTTCCCTGCCCAGCTGGAACATGCCTGTAAGAGGAAAGATCAGAATGAAACCGATCAGATGATCTTGTTGATTCTTTTGCTAAAGACCCAGGAAGTGGACCCAGATCAAGATTTGCTTCTTTGAAGAACTGGATGCCAATAACATGAGTTATCATATCATCATCACCAAATATAGGGGTCAGCCTCAAACTGTTCATTAAGGGCGTGCCATCTTTTCTAAAATTCAACAAATCACCCTGGAACTCAACCCCGTCATCTAAACATCTTCTGATTTCTGAAACCACGGTAGAGTCCACCAGTGGATGCCTCCTTTTAGCAAATGGTCCTCTGCATTGCAAAAAGCGACTGGAACAGGACATCATAGTATCAGTAGTTCAGCACCAAAGAAATTCTTAATATGCATAAACAAAGTTCTTAATACCTAAGGTTTTCAAGATAAGTCTGTATGGAAAAGAGTTTGATTCCCTTACCCACCCTGGGGGCCAGTCAGCCCCACAGTTTCTATAATTCTCATAGGACGTGGCACTGACCCGACTCACGTGTGTTGGCATACACATGATTCCAGGGAATTACTCGGCCCCAAGGTCTAGACACCCtcattagccaaaaaataaaaaaactgtaACAGGAAAAAATGTAATCTCAACAATCAATACCAAACAGCATAGAATCAGGAAATTTGTTGATGCAAGTGGattttcgttttctttttctttttttatttttttttggggtgggggtgggggtgggggacaAAGATCTACCAAAGAGAGCTAAAGATCAGCTTAAATTCCATCAGTTCACATATGAATAACTAGAGGTCACAAGCTATACCATTAAATTTGTTGGGTGTGGGTCTTCCTCATTCAAGTATCCAGTCATCTCCTCTTCCCATTGACCCCACACTTTCTAATTATATTCTGACCAAACTCTCCTCCATTCTCCATTGGTTCAGTCCCTAATTCTGTAATTCCTCATGCTACTTTATCTCATTCTATTCCCATCGAATCACCTCTCCCTCTTGTGCATCCTATTTAATCCTCTCCTTCATCTGTCATTATTGATGAAATCAGGAATCTTATGCGTCTTCATAATCAGTGCATTTACGTtcttttggaaacaaaaatgaaagagCAAAATGCAAATTCGATTTGCTCTCCTATTGAGCAGTATTGGGAGTTTGTCAATAATTATCAATTCCACCAAAATAGTCGAATCTGGTGCTTCTGGAACAAAGGTAAAGTCGctctccagttgttgaatgccACTACCCAACTTTGGCTTGTCTCTCTCCTGCAAAGAAATATTGTATTTACCTCACCACCATTTATGCTTCTAACACTATATCTGATAGAAGGAATCTTTGGTCCTCTCTTATTAGTTTTTCTAATCGTGTTGGTAGTGATAACTGGTGTATCTCTGGGAATTTTTATGTATTCTTGTAATGTAATGAGAAGTTTGGGGGCCTTCCAGTCGATGATTCCTCTATTAGTGAATTTAAAGATTGTCGTTACATATCTGATCTTCGAGGGCGTTGTTTCAAATCCACCTTGTCTACTCGTAGGACTTCAAGATCTAGATTGCTTGTAAACTTGATAAGGTCCTTGTGAATGATAGTTGGCTCCCTACTTTCCCAGATTCTCATGCTCTGTTTGATCCTCCTGGTATTCCTGACCATAGCCCTATGGTTGTTATTATTGGCCTATATATCTCTTTCGGTCCTAAGCCCTTAAATTTTTTGACATGCAGGCCTCTCCTAGTGACTTCATCTCTGTTGTAAGCCAGGCTTGATCAGTTCCTATCAGAGAGAAGTGTTGCCCTCTCGTCATCTcttcccaaaaattaaaatatgtcAAACTTAAGGGTGTAATTTGGAACCAAAAACTGGACCGAGCCAAATAACCCAAACCAAGCTGAGCCGAATTAAATTCGGCTCAATGTCGGTTCTAATTATATTATTGTAAGCCAGTTCGGTTCCGGTTTTAGCTTAAGAACCGCCGGTTTCAACCGAACTGAACAACTCATTAAGAGAGTTTCTCACATCCATTTTCAGTTTTTTAAGATAATATAATGGGGAAGGATTTTGAGAGGATGCAACATAGGACAAACCCACATGGGCCGATGACCCATACTGACTAATGcctaatataaaagaaaattcaaaaacaagCTGATGGGACTATTGACTATTGACAAATATAATACATAAAAACTACTGGTTTGAAAAATTCAAATGCAACAAATTAAAAAAGCAAACTACCTAGTGAACCAAACTAGAGAGCAAGTATGTAATTCCATAGTAAGGCAGCTGTAGGGGCGATGGCAACCCAGGAACCGAACTGGAACCGAGTCGGAACCGGTCGGCTCGATTTGAGTATGCAATTCCAGAACCAACTCGATTCTCAGTTCGGGTTCAGTCAAACCATCACCTCCTTGAAccgaaccaaaaccgaaccgaaaaCCCGAAACTGAGCCCATTGACAAGCTTATCAAACTTGCACTCAAGGATTGGAGTTGGAGCTCCTCTGGGAAAATCTCTAGGATTGTATGTCTAGGCTCTCAGTTATTCAATCAAATCTACAAACTGACTTATAAAACTCTAGTTTGGCAGGAAGAAAGATCTCTCTCCTAAAGGTTAGGTGCTCAAGCAAGAAAAGCTTCTTTAAGCAAAATTCCATAATCAATTGGCTCACTCTATGTGATTCTAATAAATCCCATCTCCACATTCCACAAATCTATCAAGGTCAGGCAGACTTTTAACTCCATTATCAGGATCAAAATTTGAAGGGCATTTGTGACCCTAAGGGGAACAAAAGtgcttttgtttcttatttttttaagttttgttCCCTTCACAGAGGAGCTTTCCTTTAATAAGGTCCCCCCGATCTTAAAAGGATTCTTGCCTCTATTCCGTCTAATGAGGAAATATTGGGTGCAATCAAGTCTCATAAGGCTCAGAAGGCCCCTAGTCCCAAGGCTTCAGTTATGGCTTTTTTATTGCGCTTGGGACATTATTAAAGATGATCTTACTTGTAaggccccggccccattaaccttagcacaatattgtcttctttggcctatgggcctcaaggctttaaaatgcattatgccatgttaaggaggctgaAGTTATTAACTAACCCAgcaatctctccctaggcgatgtgagactaaagtttacataccctcaccgatctcccaaactccTTGGTATtgacatatttttggtggaggtcATCTCACAGCTCTCTCAGGAGGGTCTAGTActtgtattcttgggtgtcacaatttTCCCCCATTCGGCACAGCGTCCTCACTGTGGCCCACCATTTGTAATGTCCTGACCCATgggtctcaaggctttaaaatgcgttgtaccatgttaaggaggctagaggttattaactaatCCAACAATCTTTCCCTAGGCGAtgtaggactaaagtttgcacaccctcaccgatctcccaaacaccCTGTACTAGCTGTATTCTtcgtggggacacctcaccaatctcctaggcgggtctggtacttgccgcATTCTTGGGTGTCTCATTACTCAAATTATTCATAGCTTTTTTTTTATCCGTGTCTAAGATGAGGGAGCTGACAATGTCTCTCTTGCAAGCCTTCTTTATAAGTTTAATGCAAAAACTATTGTTAATAGACAAACCTGCTTTATAAGTTTAATGCAAAAACTACTGCTAACAAACTTAAGTTTGTTAGTGATGCTTTGGTCAGCCATAATCAAGCTGCTTTTATTCCTGGCCGAAATATTTCTGACAATCATTCTACTTCCATCCTTCTTAAGCTTAATATTCATAATGTGTTTGATTCTCTCAGATGGGAATATATCCAACAGATTGTGAAGATAGCCAAAGCTTTTATTCCTTCTGTTTAGGGAAGCTTTGGGTATCTTTCTGATATGTCTAGTCTCAATCAATCCACACAAATTCTGGTGATGCAGATTCCTCatcaaactaggcttgttttattaggaataagtctagtgTTTGATAGTAtagtgttgggccttcagtccatgtggttttgaGTGTAATTGGCCACTTTTATGAGTCTAAACTGGGGGtattaaggttgcatacgggattaaccggtctgtttcctttttcattagtttcctttttagttgggttcaatttaagttgtaGAGCTAGCGTTCGATCTGGTtaactctttgcggtgtgaagcccaagaggtcctcttcttcaagttattttcttcttctttccattacTCAAAGATCTACTGCTGCTGCAAGCTGCTGCAACTGCCGACAGGTATTTGAATCAGATCCTTTCTCAGCTCTGCCcagaaattccaaaatttcttGCTCTCCAATCCTTCTGTCTCCTAGACAAACCAACCATCTAATTAGGCTCAAATTTGAATCGAAGTTGCACCTCCCCTAGTGTGGGACTCGGCCAAAATCACAGCCCTATTAGACCACCTGATTTTCAGTCATTGAAAATCCCCTCAATTCTGTCCTATAGTGACTGTTACCCTGTTTTCAAACCTGAGACTGAAATCGATAGCAGGGATCTGTTTGCTCCGATTTCTTTGGTGTCTAAACATTTTTCCATATTGTTACTGACCCTATTTTATCATCTAAACTAACTTTTCATTTATGTTCCTGATCTGATCCAGAAACCATAATTCCGAGATCGGTATCCTGACCCTTGATCTGTTTTCATCCTTTGATATGATCAGTTATTATATTGTTGTTGTGCTAGATTTTGGCGTGTTCT comes from the Macadamia integrifolia cultivar HAES 741 unplaced genomic scaffold, SCU_Mint_v3 scaffold367, whole genome shotgun sequence genome and includes:
- the LOC122068270 gene encoding adagio protein 1-like: MEWDSDTEGSGDEEGFLFNDGGPLSFNIGSLLQTSPCGFVVTDALEPDRPIIYVNTGFELATGYRAEEVLGRNCRFLQCRGPFAKRRHPLVDSTVVSEIRRCLDDGVEFQGDLLNFRKDGTPLMNSLRLTPIFGDDDMITHVIGIQFFKEANLDLGPLPGSLAKESTRSSDRFHSDLSSYRHVPAGQGNVPRDFCGILQLSDEVICQKILSRLTPRDIASVGSVCKRLYFMTKNEDLWRMVCQNAWGSETTRVLETVPGAKRLGWGRLARELTTLEAAAWRKLTVGGSVEPSRCNFSACAVGNRVVLFGGEGVNMQPMNDTFVLDLNSPNPEWRHVKVSSPPPGRWGHTLSCVNGSHLVVFGGCGRQGLLNDVFVVDLDAQDPAWREISGLAPPLPRSWHSSCTLDGTKLIVSGGCADSGVLLSDTFLLDLSMEKPVWREIPVAWTPPSRLGHTLSVYGGRKILMFGGLAKSGPLRFRSSDVFTMDLSEEEPCWRCVTGNGMPGAGNPGGIAPPPRLDHVAVTLPGGRILIFGGSVAGLHSASQLYLLDPTDEKPTWRILNVPGRPPRFAWGHSTCIVGGTRAIVLGGQTGEEWMLSELHELSLASNVV